One genomic segment of Paenibacillus xylanexedens includes these proteins:
- a CDS encoding SET domain-containing protein — MIEVKQSKLGDGSEFNRGVFATVDIAKGTLIHQAPVVPYPNEDHEHVEKTILEDYVFEYGANHTAILLGYGSLINHSYEPNATYDINFDNHTFDFYAYTDIKAGDEIVINYNGEEDSMDPLWFLDDYEERMLEFNKSNDDEVEKENENESVDTDTSK, encoded by the coding sequence ATGATTGAAGTGAAACAATCCAAGTTGGGTGATGGTAGTGAGTTTAACCGCGGGGTATTTGCTACCGTTGATATTGCCAAAGGAACGCTTATCCATCAGGCACCCGTTGTGCCTTACCCAAATGAAGATCATGAACATGTCGAAAAAACGATTTTGGAAGATTACGTGTTCGAATATGGGGCGAATCATACGGCCATTCTGCTCGGCTACGGCAGTCTGATCAACCACTCCTATGAACCTAACGCTACTTATGATATCAATTTTGATAACCACACCTTTGACTTCTACGCTTATACAGACATCAAGGCTGGCGACGAAATCGTAATCAATTACAACGGTGAGGAAGACAGTATGGACCCGTTATGGTTCCTGGACGATTACGAGGAGCGTATGCTTGAGTTCAATAAGTCCAATGATGATGAGGTTGAAAAAGAGAACGAGAACGAGTCCGTGGATACGGACACGAGTAAATAA